One genomic window of Fusarium fujikuroi IMI 58289 draft genome, chromosome FFUJ_chr01 includes the following:
- a CDS encoding related to A.brasilense nifR3 protein has protein sequence MSIGENCESDHPLKIFDVARKQDRFLYALAPMVRYGKLAFRQTVHKYGVDLCWSPMILAKEFNRSSFARDSDLTISTTPKQPPTIVQFGANVPLELARASALVAPYTQGVDLNCGCPQSWACAETLGAALMNHRELVRDMVVETRQRLESDGWGVGLEKDIDSPKGRSVSVKIRIHNDLRQTMDFIDTVIGHPQNRQIDWITIHPRTRSTPSTTPIRTEALEILTAKYSKILPILLSGDVFDLNTLPFQPTITNNNDSPLPSLDKLVLDDTNSAVNTPRPSNTHLSGFMSARGLLANPAIFAGYSACPWEAVETFMCKVAKAPVPFKLVQHHIMEMTAPGMGSDKASLLDKKERAELMKLTNTCEIMDFLDEKIEQRTGRDGGMRRDL, from the exons ATGTCGATCGGTGAGAATTGTGAGTCTGACCA TCCACTCAAAATCTTTGATGTGGCTAGGAAACAGGATCGTTTCTTATATGCTCTTGCGCCCATGGTTCGATATGGAAAG TTGGCATTTCGACAAACAGTTCACAAATATGGAGTTGACCTATGTTGGTCTCCTATGATCCTTGCCAAGGAGTTCAATCGAAGCAGTTTTGCCCGAGACAGCG ATTTGACCATCTCTACCACACCAAAGCAACCACCAACTATCGTGCAGTTCGGCGCAAATGTCCCCCTGGAACTTGCTCGTGCATCAGCTCTCGTTGCCCCTTATACCCAAGGCGTCGATCTCAACTGCGGATGCCCACAGTCATGGGCTTGTGCCGAGACGCTAGGTGCTGCATTGATGAACCATCGTGAGTTGGTAAGAGATATGGTGGTTGAAACTCGACAGCGTCTGGAGAGTGATGGATGGGGTGTTGGCCTTGAAAAGGACATTGACAGTCCCAAAGGCCGAAGTGTGAGTGTGAAAATCAGGATTCACAACGATCTCAG GCAAACCATGGACTTCATAGACACCGTGATAGGTCACCCACAAAACCGCCAGATTGACTGGATCACCATTCACCCTCGGACAAGATCAACCCCATCAACCACACCAATCAGGACCGAAGCCCTCGAGATCTTGACAGCCAAGTACTCGAAAATACTCCCAATACTTCTTTCAGGGGATGTATTTGACCTCAACACTCTCCCTTTTCAacccaccatcaccaacaataaCGACTCTCCCCTCCCCTCACTAGACAAACTTGTTCTCGACGACACCAACTCTGCTGTGAACACGCCACGCCCTAGTAACACCCACCTCTCTGGATTCATGTCCGCCCGGGGTCTCCTTGCTAACCCAGCCATCTTCGCTGGCTACTCGGCTTGCCCATGGGAAGCTGTTGAAACCTTCATGTGCAAGGTTGCGAAGGCCCCTGTGCCATTCAAGCTGGTACAACATCACATTATGGAAATGACAGCGCCAGGCATGGGGTCTGACAAGGCATCGCTTCTAGATAAGAAGGAGCGCGCGGAACTCATGAAGTTGACCAACACTTGTGAGATCATGGACTTCCtcgatgagaagattgaacaGAGGACGGGGAGAGATGGTGGCATGAGACGAGACCTATGA